One window of the Actinomyces procaprae genome contains the following:
- a CDS encoding acyl-CoA carboxylase subunit beta gives MTEPAVNTVAPDAMMSSSPATTAFRERIARVDAEAEERAAARQHAKGKQTARERIDMLLDADSFLEIGRYSGSGAGEQARPSGVVTGFGQIGGRQVAVYSQDFSVSGGALGTVEGDKIVRLLDDALRLSIPVIGLIDSGGAKIQEGVAALRQYGRIFNRTCAASGLVPQISVILGPCAGGAVYSPALTDFVIATREASHMFVTGPDVVRAVTGERISAEELGGADIHGSVTGVVHYVADDEDDALAQVRTLLAYLPSSSDQEAPRYAYEDADRAADRDAAAEVGDLVPASPRQPYDVTAVVTALVDHGELVQVQEDFAANVVVGFACFEGRPVGVVANQPLVDAGTLDVDASEKLARFVRFCDAFGLPVVTFVDVPGYRPGAEQEHAGIIRRGAKVINAYASATVPLVTVVLRKAYGGAYIVMGSKAIGADLNFCWPGAEIAVLGAQGAVGIIHRRELSKVREESGEEAAAAEQQRLIDEYTATVINPDKAVAIGEIDAVIAPEHTRTVIVDSLSALADKRDGRRAALKKHDNGPL, from the coding sequence ATGACCGAGCCCGCAGTCAACACCGTCGCCCCTGACGCGATGATGTCCAGCTCCCCGGCGACCACCGCATTCCGGGAGCGCATTGCCCGCGTCGACGCCGAGGCCGAGGAACGGGCCGCCGCGCGCCAGCACGCAAAGGGCAAGCAGACCGCCCGCGAGCGCATCGACATGCTGCTGGATGCCGACTCCTTCCTGGAGATCGGCCGCTACTCCGGCTCCGGCGCGGGCGAGCAGGCCCGCCCCTCCGGCGTCGTGACGGGCTTCGGCCAGATCGGCGGCCGCCAGGTGGCCGTCTACTCCCAGGACTTCTCCGTGTCCGGCGGCGCCCTGGGCACGGTCGAGGGGGACAAGATCGTCCGGCTGCTGGATGACGCGCTGCGCCTATCCATCCCGGTGATCGGGCTGATCGACTCGGGCGGCGCGAAGATCCAGGAGGGAGTGGCCGCCCTGCGCCAGTACGGGCGCATCTTCAACCGCACCTGCGCCGCCTCCGGCCTGGTGCCCCAGATCAGCGTCATCCTCGGGCCGTGCGCGGGCGGCGCCGTCTACAGCCCGGCCCTGACCGACTTCGTGATCGCGACCCGCGAGGCCTCGCACATGTTCGTCACCGGCCCCGACGTGGTGCGTGCCGTCACCGGTGAGCGCATCAGCGCCGAGGAGCTGGGCGGGGCCGACATCCACGGCTCGGTCACGGGCGTGGTCCACTACGTCGCCGACGACGAGGACGACGCCCTCGCCCAGGTGCGTACCCTGCTCGCCTACCTGCCCTCCTCCTCCGATCAGGAGGCGCCCCGCTACGCGTATGAGGACGCCGACCGGGCCGCGGACAGGGACGCCGCCGCCGAGGTCGGCGACCTGGTGCCGGCCTCCCCCCGCCAGCCCTACGACGTCACCGCCGTGGTGACGGCACTGGTGGACCACGGGGAGCTGGTGCAGGTGCAGGAGGACTTCGCCGCGAACGTGGTGGTCGGCTTCGCCTGCTTCGAGGGACGGCCCGTCGGCGTCGTCGCGAACCAGCCCCTGGTGGATGCCGGCACCCTGGACGTGGACGCCTCCGAGAAGCTGGCCCGCTTCGTGCGCTTCTGCGACGCCTTCGGCCTGCCGGTGGTGACCTTTGTGGACGTGCCCGGCTACCGTCCCGGAGCCGAGCAGGAGCACGCCGGCATCATCCGCCGCGGTGCGAAGGTGATCAACGCCTATGCCTCCGCCACGGTCCCGCTGGTCACGGTGGTGCTGCGCAAGGCCTACGGCGGCGCCTACATCGTGATGGGCTCCAAGGCGATCGGCGCCGACCTGAACTTCTGCTGGCCCGGCGCCGAGATCGCCGTGCTCGGCGCTCAGGGGGCGGTGGGCATCATTCACCGCCGCGAGCTGAGCAAGGTGCGTGAGGAGTCCGGCGAGGAGGCCGCGGCCGCCGAGCAGCAGCGCCTGATCGACGAGTACACCGCCACGGTCATCAACCCGGACAAGGCCGTTGCGATCGGTGAGATCGACGCGGTCATCGCCCCCGAGCACACCCGCACCGTCATCGTCGACTCGCTGTCCGCCCTGGCGGACAAGCGCGACGGCCGGCGCGCCGCCCTCAAGAAGCACGACAACGGCCCGCTATGA
- a CDS encoding biotin carboxylase N-terminal domain-containing protein: MSVDASHARPLNRILIANRGEIALRVARTVRDLGGTSILPYTPEDLMSPAAELVDEAHALPEGSGYTDAAAIIDIARRTGADAVHPGYGFLSEDADFAQAVADAGMTWVGPSPAAMRTLGDKLSARAAAVTSGVEPVPGITDAVTDPDSVITFAAAHGYPVALKRTDGGGGRGITVLGDDDAVRATPAFDSAAGVGTLILEKFVTAARHVETQCARDCHGDFAVVSTRDCTLQRRNQKLLEEAPAPWLPEGIEDKLHEASRRLLEAVDYVGVATCEFLLTPAGELWFLEVNPRLQVEHCVSEEVTGVDLVEMQLRIAAGGHLGTVPAPRGHSLELRITCEDPAQGLAPSTGTITRLRWPAGPGIRIESGVVEGDTVTPTFDPMLAKIVVTGADRDQAIRRARRALRETVVEGVTVCTSLHAQVLGREEFTTPGADSQLNVTTRWLEDDVLPQLRTPQNAGTAGTAGEQPPADDHRTRSTYVVEINGHRLQVTVPDGILGGHNRRLGAGYAGGSNLAQQPLRGRGTGRGRAATGASAQGGDPGAIAAPMQAIVTRICVSPGQRVHEGDLLVVLESMKMENYVHAPMDATVADIPVSAGRTVSAGEILVRMRDIRDDSQPEQEA; this comes from the coding sequence GTGAGCGTTGACGCGAGCCACGCCCGACCCCTCAACCGCATTCTCATCGCCAACCGCGGCGAAATCGCCCTGCGCGTGGCGCGCACCGTCAGGGACCTCGGCGGCACGTCGATCCTGCCGTACACCCCGGAGGACCTGATGAGTCCGGCGGCGGAGCTCGTCGATGAGGCACACGCCCTGCCGGAGGGATCGGGATACACCGACGCGGCCGCAATCATTGATATCGCCCGCCGCACCGGTGCCGACGCCGTCCACCCCGGCTACGGCTTCCTCTCAGAGGACGCCGACTTCGCCCAGGCCGTCGCCGACGCCGGGATGACCTGGGTGGGCCCCTCGCCGGCGGCCATGCGCACCCTGGGAGACAAGCTGAGCGCCCGCGCCGCCGCCGTCACCTCCGGCGTTGAGCCCGTGCCCGGGATCACCGACGCGGTCACGGACCCCGACTCCGTCATCACCTTCGCCGCCGCACACGGCTACCCGGTCGCCCTCAAGCGCACCGACGGCGGCGGCGGCCGCGGCATCACCGTGCTGGGCGACGACGACGCCGTCCGGGCCACTCCCGCCTTCGACTCCGCCGCCGGCGTCGGCACCCTCATCCTGGAGAAGTTCGTCACCGCTGCCCGCCACGTCGAGACCCAGTGCGCGCGCGACTGCCACGGAGACTTCGCCGTGGTGTCGACCCGCGACTGCACCTTGCAGCGCCGCAATCAGAAGCTCCTGGAGGAGGCCCCCGCCCCCTGGCTGCCCGAGGGCATTGAGGACAAGCTGCACGAAGCCTCCCGGCGCCTGCTGGAGGCGGTCGACTACGTCGGCGTGGCAACCTGCGAGTTCCTGCTCACCCCCGCCGGAGAGCTGTGGTTCCTCGAGGTCAACCCGCGGCTGCAGGTGGAGCACTGCGTCTCGGAGGAGGTCACCGGCGTCGATCTGGTGGAGATGCAGCTGCGCATCGCCGCCGGGGGACACCTCGGCACGGTTCCCGCACCGCGCGGACACTCCCTGGAGCTGCGCATAACCTGCGAGGACCCGGCGCAGGGGCTGGCTCCCTCCACCGGCACGATCACCCGGCTGCGGTGGCCGGCGGGCCCCGGCATCCGCATCGAGTCCGGCGTGGTCGAGGGCGACACCGTGACCCCCACCTTCGACCCCATGCTCGCCAAGATCGTCGTCACCGGGGCCGACCGAGACCAGGCGATCCGCCGGGCGCGGCGGGCCCTTAGGGAGACGGTCGTGGAGGGCGTTACCGTGTGCACCTCCCTGCACGCGCAGGTGCTCGGCCGCGAGGAGTTCACCACGCCCGGTGCCGACTCGCAGCTGAACGTCACCACCCGCTGGCTCGAGGACGACGTACTGCCTCAGCTGCGCACCCCCCAGAATGCCGGTACCGCCGGCACTGCGGGTGAGCAGCCCCCGGCCGACGACCACCGCACCCGCTCCACCTACGTGGTCGAGATCAACGGGCACCGGCTCCAGGTAACCGTCCCCGACGGGATCCTCGGCGGACACAACCGGCGCCTGGGGGCGGGCTACGCCGGCGGCTCCAACCTGGCCCAGCAGCCACTGCGCGGGCGCGGGACCGGCCGCGGACGCGCCGCCACCGGAGCCAGCGCCCAGGGCGGCGATCCCGGCGCCATCGCTGCCCCCATGCAGGCAATCGTCACCCGCATCTGCGTGTCCCCGGGACAGCGCGTGCACGAGGGCGACCTGCTGGTGGTGCTGGAGTCCATGAAGATGGAGAACTACGTCCACGCCCCCATGGATGCCACCGTCGCCGACATCCCCGTCAGCGCCGGACGCACCGTGTCCGCCGGCGAGATCCTGGTTCGCATGCGCGACATCCGCGACGACTCACAGCCCGAGCAGGAGGCCTGA
- the rpe gene encoding ribulose-phosphate 3-epimerase, whose translation MTQPAIHPSILNADQAHLGAELERVRNADGLHVDVMDNHFVPNQFGGPSLVQTVLAHTDLPVDAHLMITEPDRWATVYAEAGCAVVTTHLEATAAPFRLAKEIHRLGAGVGLALRPATPLTAVEPLLPEIDLLLLMTVEPGFGGQSFLEPMLAKIAAARRLVGERGQQLRIQIDGGVTERTIVRAAEAGADVFVAGSAVYRADDAAAAVATLRELAAGHAH comes from the coding sequence ATGACACAGCCGGCCATCCACCCCTCGATCCTCAACGCCGACCAGGCTCATCTGGGTGCCGAGCTGGAGCGCGTGCGCAACGCGGACGGCCTGCATGTGGACGTCATGGACAACCACTTCGTGCCCAACCAGTTCGGTGGCCCGAGCCTGGTGCAGACCGTGCTCGCCCACACCGACCTGCCGGTGGACGCGCATCTGATGATCACCGAGCCGGACCGCTGGGCAACCGTGTACGCCGAGGCGGGCTGCGCCGTCGTCACCACCCACCTCGAGGCGACGGCGGCCCCCTTCAGGCTGGCGAAGGAGATCCACCGACTCGGCGCCGGCGTCGGCCTGGCGCTGCGTCCGGCCACCCCGTTGACGGCGGTGGAGCCGCTGCTGCCGGAGATCGACCTGCTGCTGCTGATGACCGTTGAACCCGGGTTCGGGGGACAGTCGTTCCTGGAGCCGATGCTCGCCAAGATCGCGGCCGCCCGCCGCCTGGTGGGGGAGCGGGGCCAGCAGCTGCGCATCCAGATCGACGGCGGTGTCACCGAGCGGACCATCGTGCGCGCCGCCGAGGCCGGAGCCGACGTGTTCGTCGCCGGGTCCGCCGTCTACCGGGCGGATGACGCCGCCGCGGCGGTCGCCACCCTGCGTGAGCTGGCCGCCGGCCACGCCCACTGA
- a CDS encoding RsmB/NOP family class I SAM-dependent RNA methyltransferase has protein sequence MRRRGPRSAGPDVDPARLACLHALTKVREDDAYANLVLPTILDQARLERRDAGFATALTYGTLRLQGRYDAIISRCIDRPLDRVDAVVRDVLRLGAHQLLAMRVPTHAAVSTTVDLAAYSAGRGASGFVNAVMRRISAHDLAEWAAELRADAPDATTALSRVHSHPAWVVKAMRQALKVNGREDADGELEALLEADNTDPQVTVCARPGLISVDELAEQVYAATGEDPTPGRLSPYALVLSGGDPGRIEAVRDSRAGVEDEASQLVALMLAHAPLEGDDKRWLDLCAGPGGKAALLGAVAADRGATLVANEVTPHRARLVEGAVRAIPEGVVTVRTDDGRNIGRQEPGAYDRILVDAPCTGLGSLRRRPEARWRRTPQDVAALAELQRELLAGAARAARPGGLIAYVTCSPHALETSLVVRDVTRQAARDGITLEPLHAGSVAADLAPQAPAGAGRQLLQTWPHLDDSDAMFCALLRRTV, from the coding sequence ATGCGACGGCGTGGCCCCCGCTCCGCGGGCCCCGACGTCGACCCGGCCCGCCTGGCCTGCCTGCACGCGCTGACCAAGGTGCGGGAGGACGACGCCTACGCCAACCTGGTGCTGCCCACCATCCTCGACCAGGCACGTCTCGAACGCCGCGACGCCGGCTTCGCCACCGCGCTGACCTACGGCACCCTCCGGCTGCAGGGGCGCTATGACGCCATCATCTCCCGCTGCATTGATCGGCCCCTGGACCGGGTCGACGCGGTGGTCAGGGACGTGCTGCGGCTCGGCGCCCACCAGCTGCTCGCCATGCGCGTGCCGACGCACGCGGCCGTGTCCACCACGGTGGACCTGGCCGCCTACAGCGCCGGCCGCGGCGCCTCCGGATTCGTAAACGCCGTCATGCGCCGCATCAGCGCGCACGACCTGGCCGAGTGGGCCGCCGAGCTGCGCGCGGACGCCCCCGACGCCACCACCGCGCTGTCACGCGTGCACTCGCACCCGGCCTGGGTGGTTAAGGCCATGCGGCAGGCGCTGAAGGTGAACGGCCGCGAGGACGCCGACGGGGAGCTGGAGGCACTGCTGGAGGCCGATAACACCGATCCGCAGGTGACTGTGTGTGCCCGCCCCGGCCTCATTTCCGTCGACGAGCTGGCCGAGCAGGTCTATGCGGCCACCGGCGAGGATCCCACGCCCGGGCGCCTGAGCCCGTACGCACTGGTGCTCTCCGGCGGAGACCCCGGACGCATCGAGGCGGTGCGCGACTCCCGGGCCGGCGTCGAAGACGAGGCCAGTCAGCTCGTCGCCCTGATGCTCGCCCACGCCCCGCTGGAGGGCGATGACAAGCGCTGGCTGGACCTGTGCGCCGGCCCGGGCGGCAAGGCGGCGCTGCTGGGCGCGGTGGCCGCAGACCGCGGCGCCACCCTCGTGGCCAATGAGGTGACCCCGCATCGCGCCCGGCTGGTGGAGGGTGCCGTCCGCGCCATCCCCGAGGGAGTCGTCACCGTACGCACCGATGACGGACGCAATATCGGACGGCAGGAGCCCGGGGCGTATGACCGCATCCTGGTGGACGCGCCCTGTACCGGCCTGGGTTCGTTGCGGCGGCGCCCCGAGGCGCGCTGGCGGCGCACCCCTCAGGATGTCGCGGCGCTGGCCGAGCTGCAGCGGGAGCTGCTCGCCGGCGCGGCGAGGGCGGCGCGACCGGGCGGCCTGATCGCCTACGTCACCTGCTCGCCCCACGCGCTGGAGACGAGCCTGGTGGTCCGTGACGTGACGCGGCAGGCGGCCCGTGACGGCATCACCCTCGAGCCGCTGCACGCCGGGAGCGTGGCCGCGGACCTGGCTCCGCAGGCGCCGGCGGGCGCAGGTCGGCAACTGCTGCAGACCTGGCCGCACCTGGATGACTCCGACGCCATGTTCTGCGCGCTGCTGCGGCGTACCGTGTAA